Proteins from one Limanda limanda chromosome 4, fLimLim1.1, whole genome shotgun sequence genomic window:
- the LOC133000178 gene encoding uncharacterized protein LOC133000178 → MFTGAVPEPHIKILGETQEGVLLQCSVLGASPKPKVHWQNRAGDVVPAEEPQVSERGGSYDIILQTTVTKTDHYRCVSTQEEINHQIYTETYVPGHDNLFEDKSSTSTSGVMAAIITIILALVIALLVIVFLVITIMNQRKNKLEYPLPDSDAEPDEAGAEAGAGAGLVADAKTKGSSIEMKQLNGHQLINGSGSTQTTL, encoded by the exons atGTTCACAGGAGCAGTTCCAGAGCCGCACATCAAGATACTTGGTGAAACACAGGAAGGAGTTCTGCTGCAGTGTTCTGTTCTTGGTGCGTCTCCAAAACCTAAAGTTCATTGGCAGAACCGAGCTGGAGACGTTGTTCCTGCTGAAGAACCTCAGGTCTCTGAAAGAGGAGGCAGCTACGACATCATCCTCCAAACGACTGTGACCAAGACCGACCACTATCGCTGTGTCTCCACTCAGGAGGAGATCAACCACCAGATATATACTGAGACATATGTACCTGGCCATG ACAATCTCTTCGAGGACAAGTCCTCCACTTCTACCAGTGGGGTCATGGCTGCCATAATAACTATAATACTAGCTCTGGTTATTGCACTTCTGGTGATTGTATTTCTAGTTATCACCATCATGAACCAGAGGAaaa ACAAGTTGGAGTATCCGTTACCTGATAGTGACGCTGAACCTGATGAAGCAGGAGcagaagcaggagcaggagcaggattAGTAGCAG ATGCAAAGACGAAAGGATCATCAATAGAAATGAAACAACTGAACG GTCATCAGCTGATTAACGGATCCGGATCTACACAGACGACACTTTAG